TACGGGCCGACTCCTGGGGATTCTGGACGATGCCGTGGACGGCCTCCATACCGTAGACGTCTGCCTGGTGCTCCATCGAGCGCGAGAAGCCGTTGGTGACGGGTTCTATGAAGAAGCCAAAGATGGAGAGGGCGAGCATAAGGACGGCAAGGGAAGCCCAGTCGCTTAAGCTTCGAACCTGCCACGAAGTTCCATAACGGGAAATGGCCCAGTCGATGAAGAGCTTGGCGAGAAAGAGTGTGACGAAGAGGACCGCGATGGTGAAGGCAATGCCCCTCCAGATATGGTTCAGAACGTAGTGTCCCATCTCGTGGCCGAAGACGACGGAGGTCTCGTCGAGGGTCAACTTGGCGATGGTGGTATCCCAGACGACGACGCGCTTGGAGGCGCCGATGCCGGTCACGTAGGCGTTCATCTGGGTGGTCTTCGAGCTGGCGTCCATCCAGAACATGCGCGCCGGCGGGATTACCAGGCCGCCACGGGCGACGACTTGTTCCAGCCGGTTCACGAGAGCGGGTGCCTTCGGCTGCAGCGATTCGTACTTATTCATCAGGGGCTCCAGAACGACCGGAGCGATGAAGACCAGGAAGACAATGGTGGGAATAGAGGCGCCCCAGAAGATCAGCCACCACTTCTGCGGTGCCTTGCGGAAGATGTATTTGAGGAGAATGGCAGGCAGGTACGACAGCGCCATGCCGATCAATAGGCCCTTGGTCTGGTCCCAGATCCAGCCTCCCCAGGTTTGCACGCTGAGGCCATATTTGAGCGACACGGTGTGCATGTAGAGGTCGATGGGGAGATCGATGACGGTGAGGAGCACCAGAAAAAGCGGCATATAGATCAGGCACTGGATCCAGACGTTCGAGCTGATGTTCTCTGCAATATTGCGAGCCCGTGCGAAGACGCCGAGCGAAAGCAGCACAATCAGGGCGGCGATGTCCCATCCCGCCTGCGCGAAGTGGACGATGTCGCGGATGCGCGAGACCTTGATGGCCTTCTGGAGCTTGTCTCCGGAGAGAGAGTAAGCGGGGGTTCCGCTCGTCTGTGCACTGGGCGCTGGAGGTGCCTGCTGCGCTCTGGCTGTCGCGGCGAAAGGCAGAAGCGACAGAAGCAACAGAAAGATTTTCAGCGAACGCAGCATCGTTTTCGTCTCCGCGAGGTCTTTGCAAGAGATTCTTCCACGATTGACGCCGGGCGAGCGAAAGAATACTGCGATGGCGCGTTTCCGTTACACTCACACCACGCCACGGGTGCGTCCCGTGCGTCTCTAAACTATGCAGATTTTTCGCGTCGTACCCGCTGTTGCTCTCTTTGCTTCCTTTGTCTCCCTCTCTGCTGTCGCTGCGGATCCCACCCCGCCGGTAAAGGCAGACAGCTCCGTGCTGCTCTCCGCGATGGACGCGGAACTGCAGCGGGCCATGTCGTCGCTTGGGAAGGGTGGGGCCGACCAGCCTGCGCCGTACTTCCTCTCCTACGCGGTGGCCGATGCGACGACGCTGAATCTTTCGGCGCAGTACGGTTCCATCACCAGTTCGAATGAGAGACATAGCCGTTCCGCGGATGTGCAGGTGCGCATCGGTACGACGCAGCTGGACAACACCCACGGCGATCACCGGCCGTCGGGTGTGACCACGATTCCTCTGCCGCTGACGGACGACCGCGCGGCGATTGAGCGCTCGCTCTGGTTTGCCACGAACCGCGGCTACGGCCGCGCGTTGGACAGCTATCTCAAGGTCAAGACCGACCAACAGGTGCGGGCGAAGGAAGAGGATTCGTCCAACGATTTCTCGGTGGAGAAGGCGGCGACCTCTGGCATCGCTCCGGGATCTTCGTTGTCAGTGGACAAAGCCGCCTGGGAGAAGCGCCTTCGCGAACTGTCGGCGGAGCTGCGGGGCTATCGCGGGATCTTCTACTCTGTCGTCGCCCTCACGGTAAACAATGAGAGCGATTACTTCCTCTCCTCGGAAGGCACGCGGGTTTCCACGCCGTATCACAACGCGCGCCTGGTGATTGTGGCGCGGGCACGTGCCGACGATGGCATGGATCTCTTTCGCGTCGAGACGTTTGAGGCCGATACCGTAGCGCATCTTCCCAAGCAGGCTGAGCTTACGGAAAAGATCGAAGCGATGGCGAAGAACCTTGAGGCGCTCCGCATCGCTCCCGTCACGGAGCCGTACAACGGCCCTGCGATTCTCAGTGGCCGTGCCTCTGCAGTCTTCTTCCACGAAGTTCTGGGGCATCGCCTGGAAGGGCAGCGTCAGCGCGGAGACGAAGAGGGACAGACGTTCACCAAGATGTTGAACAAGCCGATTCTGCCCTCGTTCCTTTCGGTGGCCGATGATCCAACCCTCTCGGACTTCCACG
This genomic stretch from Terriglobus saanensis SP1PR4 harbors:
- a CDS encoding M48 family metallopeptidase, whose translation is MLRSLKIFLLLLSLLPFAATARAQQAPPAPSAQTSGTPAYSLSGDKLQKAIKVSRIRDIVHFAQAGWDIAALIVLLSLGVFARARNIAENISSNVWIQCLIYMPLFLVLLTVIDLPIDLYMHTVSLKYGLSVQTWGGWIWDQTKGLLIGMALSYLPAILLKYIFRKAPQKWWLIFWGASIPTIVFLVFIAPVVLEPLMNKYESLQPKAPALVNRLEQVVARGGLVIPPARMFWMDASSKTTQMNAYVTGIGASKRVVVWDTTIAKLTLDETSVVFGHEMGHYVLNHIWRGIAFTIAVLFVTLFLAKLFIDWAISRYGTSWQVRSLSDWASLAVLMLALSIFGFFIEPVTNGFSRSMEHQADVYGMEAVHGIVQNPQESARSAFQKLGEASLVDPNPNAFVEFWTGSHPSIASRAAFAASYDPWQPGKQPEFFKK
- a CDS encoding TldD/PmbA family protein, producing MQIFRVVPAVALFASFVSLSAVAADPTPPVKADSSVLLSAMDAELQRAMSSLGKGGADQPAPYFLSYAVADATTLNLSAQYGSITSSNERHSRSADVQVRIGTTQLDNTHGDHRPSGVTTIPLPLTDDRAAIERSLWFATNRGYGRALDSYLKVKTDQQVRAKEEDSSNDFSVEKAATSGIAPGSSLSVDKAAWEKRLRELSAELRGYRGIFYSVVALTVNNESDYFLSSEGTRVSTPYHNARLVIVARARADDGMDLFRVETFEADTVAHLPKQAELTEKIEAMAKNLEALRIAPVTEPYNGPAILSGRASAVFFHEVLGHRLEGQRQRGDEEGQTFTKMLNKPILPSFLSVADDPTLSDFHGTPLSGHYVFDDEGQAARRVDLITDGTLKTFLMSRLPIASFSESNGHGRAQSGRMPTGRQGNLIVTSTKTVSDDELRKMLIAEAKKQGKPYGLYFEDISSGFAVTSRRSPQAFSVMPLVVYRVYVDGRPDELVRGVSIVGTPQAALNRIVATGNHQDIFNGECGAESGTVPVSAVAPPMLVTEIETQRLAQGTTRPPILPPPAFDDDAQTKKEVR